One genomic window of Roseobacter ponti includes the following:
- a CDS encoding aspartate aminotransferase family protein codes for MSHVFARHSKTTPPQAATGKGVYLYDADGKQYFDGSGGAAVSCLGHGDPDVIAAIQAQVAELAYAHTSFFTSAPAEELADRLVAEAPGALEKVYFVSGGSEAVEAALKLARQYFVEKGETSRRHFIARRQSYHGNTLGALATGGNVWRKQAFAPIMVDTSLISPCYAYRGQQEGESAFDYGQRVANELETELERVGPETVIAFVAEPVVGATLGAVAPVEGYFKRIREICDKHGILLILDEVMCGMGRTGSLFAHAQEGITADIVTIAKGLGAGYQPIGAMMCTREIHDTIAGGTGFFQHGHTYIGHPTACAAGNAVLSKLTGGLVKNCAAMGDRLQAALHSEFGQHPHIGDIRGRGLFLGLEVVEDRGSKKPFDPAKAVNKKLKQTAFANGLLCYPMGGTVDGQLGDHVLLAPPFIMEDEHVGEIVEKLKKTFDAVL; via the coding sequence ATGTCACACGTCTTTGCCCGCCATTCGAAAACCACACCGCCTCAGGCCGCGACAGGCAAAGGTGTTTATCTCTATGACGCTGATGGCAAACAGTATTTCGACGGATCGGGTGGGGCGGCTGTGTCCTGTCTGGGGCATGGCGATCCGGATGTGATCGCCGCCATTCAGGCGCAGGTGGCTGAGCTTGCCTATGCCCACACCAGCTTTTTCACCTCTGCACCGGCCGAGGAACTGGCGGACCGTCTGGTGGCCGAAGCGCCGGGTGCGCTGGAAAAAGTGTATTTTGTTTCCGGGGGATCGGAGGCGGTCGAAGCCGCGCTGAAACTGGCGCGTCAGTACTTTGTCGAGAAGGGCGAGACATCGCGCCGCCATTTCATCGCGCGCCGCCAGAGCTATCATGGCAATACGCTGGGCGCACTCGCGACAGGCGGCAATGTCTGGCGCAAACAGGCCTTCGCGCCGATCATGGTTGATACCTCGCTGATCTCGCCCTGCTATGCGTATCGCGGTCAGCAGGAAGGCGAGAGCGCCTTTGATTATGGCCAGCGGGTCGCCAATGAGCTTGAGACGGAACTCGAACGGGTTGGTCCTGAGACAGTCATTGCCTTTGTGGCCGAGCCGGTCGTTGGCGCAACTCTGGGCGCTGTGGCCCCGGTTGAGGGTTATTTCAAACGGATCCGCGAGATATGCGATAAACACGGCATCCTGCTCATCCTTGATGAGGTGATGTGTGGCATGGGCCGGACGGGCAGCCTCTTTGCCCATGCGCAGGAGGGCATCACCGCCGATATCGTCACCATCGCCAAGGGGCTCGGCGCCGGCTATCAGCCGATCGGCGCAATGATGTGCACGCGCGAGATCCACGACACGATCGCGGGCGGCACAGGCTTTTTCCAGCACGGGCACACTTATATCGGTCATCCGACGGCCTGTGCGGCGGGGAATGCCGTGTTGAGCAAACTCACCGGCGGGCTCGTGAAAAACTGTGCTGCGATGGGCGACAGACTGCAGGCAGCGCTGCACTCGGAATTCGGTCAGCACCCGCATATCGGCGACATCCGCGGACGGGGGCTCTTTCTCGGGCTCGAGGTGGTCGAGGACCGCGGCAGCAAGAAGCCCTTCGATCCGGCGAAAGCTGTGAACAAAAAGCTCAAGCAAACGGCTTTTGCCAACGGACTGCTGTGCTATCCGATGGGGGGCACAGTGGACGGGCAACTGGGGGATCATGTGCTGCTCGCACCGCCTTTCATCATGGAAGACGAGCACGTGGGCGAGATTGTCGAAAAGCTGAAAAAGACTTTTGATGCGGTGCTTTAG
- a CDS encoding succinate dehydrogenase, protein MLNLQLYMAQRITALIMAPLTLGHIAVMIYAVQGGLSTGEILGRTQGSFFWLAFYGTFVLAVSVHAAIGLRVIIHETFGLRGAALTALSWGIGLMLLAMGSRAVLAVTGGGL, encoded by the coding sequence ATGCTGAACCTGCAGTTATACATGGCGCAGAGGATCACCGCGCTGATTATGGCACCACTGACGCTCGGGCACATTGCAGTGATGATATATGCGGTGCAGGGCGGTTTGAGCACCGGGGAAATTCTGGGTCGCACTCAGGGGTCGTTCTTCTGGCTCGCCTTTTACGGCACTTTTGTGCTGGCCGTGTCTGTGCATGCCGCCATCGGGTTGCGGGTGATCATTCATGAGACCTTCGGGCTGCGGGGCGCAGCACTGACGGCACTGAGCTGGGGCATCGGCCTGATGCTCCTTGCGATGGGCAGCCGGGCCGTTCTCGCGGTCACAGGAGGAGGCCTGTGA
- a CDS encoding TAXI family TRAP transporter solute-binding subunit, with translation MFNRFKMTAAGSCLAMLMAPVAMAEEFITIGTGGVTGVYYPTGGAICRLVNKGRKDHGIRCSVESTGGSVYNINTIRAGELEFGVAQSDWQYHAYNGTSDFSDAGPFEELRAVFSVHPEPFTVVARADAGISSFEDLKGKRVNIGNPGSGQRGTMEVVMDAMGWEMGDLALATELKAAEQSAALCDNQIDAMIYTVGHPSGSIQEASTACDSIVVNVTGEAIDKLIADNSFYRTASIPGGMYRGTDDDVTTFGVGATFVSSTAVSEDAVYAVVAAVFDNFEDFKGLHPAFANLKAEEMATAGLSAPLHPGAAKYYKEKGWIE, from the coding sequence ATGTTCAACAGGTTCAAAATGACGGCAGCGGGCTCATGCCTTGCGATGCTGATGGCGCCGGTCGCTATGGCCGAAGAGTTCATCACCATCGGTACAGGTGGTGTCACCGGTGTTTACTATCCGACAGGCGGCGCGATCTGCCGTCTCGTCAACAAGGGCCGCAAAGACCACGGCATCCGCTGCTCGGTGGAATCCACAGGTGGTTCGGTTTATAACATCAACACCATCCGTGCGGGTGAGCTTGAGTTCGGTGTGGCGCAGTCTGACTGGCAGTACCACGCCTATAACGGCACCTCCGATTTCTCGGATGCGGGTCCCTTCGAGGAACTGCGCGCGGTTTTCTCCGTGCACCCTGAGCCCTTCACCGTTGTGGCACGGGCCGATGCAGGCATCTCGTCTTTCGAGGACCTCAAAGGCAAGCGCGTCAACATCGGTAACCCCGGTTCCGGTCAGCGCGGCACGATGGAAGTCGTGATGGACGCAATGGGCTGGGAAATGGGCGATCTGGCTCTGGCGACAGAGCTGAAAGCTGCTGAGCAGTCCGCTGCTCTGTGCGACAACCAGATCGATGCGATGATCTATACAGTGGGACACCCGTCAGGCTCCATTCAGGAAGCCTCGACCGCCTGCGATTCCATCGTTGTCAACGTGACCGGTGAAGCGATCGATAAGCTGATTGCGGACAACTCGTTCTACCGGACAGCAAGCATTCCCGGTGGAATGTATCGCGGCACCGACGATGATGTGACCACCTTTGGTGTTGGTGCAACATTTGTCTCCTCCACTGCGGTCAGCGAAGATGCTGTTTATGCGGTTGTGGCGGCTGTGTTCGATAACTTTGAAGACTTCAAAGGTCTGCACCCTGCATTTGCCAACCTCAAAGCCGAGGAAATGGCGACAGCGGGTCTTTCTGCACCGCTGCACCCCGGTGCGGCCAAGTACTACAAAGAAAAGGGCTGGATCGAATAA
- a CDS encoding L-aspartate oxidase produces the protein MTHDIDRHDTDILILGTGGAGLFAALHAQQSAPPGTKITIAVKGLIGKCGCTRMVQGGYNVALGGGDTVERHFMDTIQGGKWLPDQDMAWRLCEQAVVRIRELENEIGCFFDRNPDGTLHQKAFAGQTADRTVHKGDLTGIEIINRLMEQVLARPVEKLQEHRAIGLVPTKDKTALAGVLMIDMRTGKFRFVRAKTVLMATGGGPTMYKYHTPSGDKAMDGLAMAVRAGLPLRDMEMVQFHPTGLLAGDHSRMTGTVLEEGLRGAGGHLLNGAGQQFMFDYDAKGERATRDVVSRGMYAEMRKNNNPEQKGLFISMAHLGPDLVRKKFKGMVKRCEDSGFDLAGGRVEVVPTAHYFMGGVVVDTDTRTALEGLYVAGEDAGGAHGSNRLGGNGVANSTVYGGIAGDTMGADIRRMSALREPDEEVLAAEVERALRPLRQTPALVQPLRNRLQEAMWEEVGVMRTAAGLKRGLERIDEISAELLQTGVASDNLAFNLTWHDWLNLASLCEVSGVIARAGLARENSRGAHYREDFPDEGDLVDSYFTIARLRGDSLEVGREDVKFTIVRPGETILPDGEPETLVAAQ, from the coding sequence ATGACCCATGACATTGACCGCCACGACACGGATATTCTGATCCTCGGCACCGGCGGCGCGGGGCTTTTCGCCGCACTCCATGCACAGCAATCGGCACCCCCGGGTACGAAAATTACCATCGCGGTCAAAGGGCTGATCGGAAAATGTGGCTGCACGCGCATGGTGCAGGGGGGCTACAATGTGGCGCTGGGGGGCGGTGATACCGTTGAGCGGCATTTCATGGATACGATACAGGGCGGCAAATGGCTGCCCGATCAGGATATGGCCTGGCGGCTTTGCGAACAGGCCGTCGTGCGCATCCGTGAGCTGGAAAACGAGATCGGCTGCTTTTTCGACCGCAATCCGGATGGCACGCTGCATCAGAAGGCTTTTGCCGGGCAGACGGCCGACCGCACGGTGCACAAGGGCGACCTGACCGGCATCGAGATCATCAACCGGCTGATGGAACAGGTTCTGGCGCGCCCGGTGGAAAAGCTTCAGGAACACCGCGCCATTGGCCTTGTGCCGACGAAAGACAAAACCGCACTGGCGGGCGTGCTGATGATTGACATGCGCACCGGTAAATTCCGGTTTGTGCGGGCGAAAACGGTGCTGATGGCCACGGGCGGTGGCCCGACCATGTACAAATACCACACGCCCAGCGGGGACAAAGCCATGGACGGGCTCGCCATGGCCGTGCGCGCAGGTCTGCCGCTGCGCGATATGGAGATGGTGCAGTTTCACCCGACCGGGCTGCTCGCGGGCGATCACAGCCGGATGACAGGCACCGTGCTCGAAGAGGGGTTGCGCGGTGCCGGCGGCCATCTGCTGAACGGGGCCGGTCAGCAGTTCATGTTCGATTACGATGCCAAGGGCGAGCGCGCGACCCGCGATGTGGTCAGCCGCGGCATGTACGCCGAGATGCGCAAGAACAATAACCCCGAGCAGAAGGGGCTGTTTATCTCCATGGCGCATCTCGGGCCCGATCTGGTGCGCAAAAAGTTCAAAGGCATGGTCAAACGCTGCGAGGACAGCGGGTTCGATCTGGCGGGCGGGCGCGTCGAGGTGGTGCCGACGGCGCATTATTTCATGGGCGGCGTGGTGGTCGATACCGACACCCGCACGGCGCTTGAAGGGCTTTATGTGGCCGGCGAGGACGCGGGCGGGGCGCATGGCTCCAACCGCCTTGGCGGCAATGGTGTGGCCAACTCGACCGTCTATGGCGGCATTGCCGGCGACACGATGGGCGCGGACATCCGTCGGATGAGCGCCCTGCGTGAGCCCGATGAGGAGGTACTGGCCGCCGAAGTTGAGCGCGCCCTGCGCCCGCTGCGCCAGACACCTGCGCTGGTGCAGCCTCTGCGCAACCGTCTGCAGGAAGCGATGTGGGAAGAGGTCGGCGTGATGCGGACCGCTGCGGGGCTGAAACGCGGGCTGGAGCGCATCGACGAGATCAGCGCGGAGCTTCTGCAAACCGGCGTGGCCTCTGACAATCTGGCGTTTAACCTGACCTGGCACGACTGGCTCAACCTTGCGTCGCTCTGCGAGGTCTCCGGGGTGATCGCCCGCGCGGGACTGGCGCGTGAAAACTCCCGCGGCGCGCATTACCGCGAGGATTTCCCTGACGAGGGGGATCTGGTGGACAGCTATTTCACCATCGCGCGCCTGCGGGGTGACAGCCTCGAAGTTGGCCGCGAGGACGTGAAATTCACCATCGTCCGGCCCGGCGAGACCATTCTGCCCGACGGGGAGCCCGAAACACTGGTGGCAGCACAATGA
- a CDS encoding fumarate hydratase: MIAIDLIRNTAERLMEKAAIEIPEDYLDGLKAAAKTEDGDLSSFVLKAMLDNYEAAKEDRRAMCGDTGVPRWFVKMGNEARVEGGPVALEAALRRATATATSAVPLRPNRVHPLWRTDHNNNVGIGAPEIEYGFEPEGEWIDLITVHKGGLFGTDYRMLFPSDGVQGIKRFYLDSLMAFGKRGLACQPAIIGIGLGGSKDTCMVLGKRASTLRTVGSRNSDPKIAAMEDEFRELGNSIGMGAMGFVGKNMVIDCNIEVGYCHTGGMQMSVHAFCLSSRRAVARLFPDGRVEYRTDPDWFTPYQRREGVDWEPALEAAE; encoded by the coding sequence ATGATAGCAATCGATCTGATCCGGAACACCGCAGAGCGCCTGATGGAAAAGGCCGCCATCGAGATCCCTGAAGATTATCTCGACGGTCTCAAAGCAGCGGCGAAAACCGAGGACGGAGACCTTTCGTCCTTTGTTCTCAAAGCGATGCTGGACAATTACGAGGCCGCCAAAGAAGATCGTCGGGCAATGTGCGGCGACACCGGCGTGCCGCGTTGGTTCGTAAAAATGGGCAATGAGGCGCGTGTCGAGGGCGGCCCTGTGGCACTCGAGGCGGCGCTGCGCCGTGCCACTGCCACCGCCACCAGTGCTGTGCCGCTGCGCCCCAACCGGGTGCACCCGCTCTGGCGCACCGATCACAACAACAACGTCGGCATCGGCGCGCCTGAGATCGAATACGGGTTTGAGCCCGAGGGCGAGTGGATCGACCTCATCACCGTGCACAAAGGCGGGCTTTTCGGCACGGACTACCGGATGCTATTCCCCTCGGACGGGGTGCAGGGCATCAAACGGTTTTATCTCGACAGCCTAATGGCCTTTGGCAAACGCGGTCTGGCCTGTCAGCCGGCGATCATCGGCATCGGGCTCGGCGGATCCAAAGACACCTGTATGGTGCTGGGCAAACGCGCCTCGACCCTGCGCACGGTGGGCAGCCGCAATTCCGATCCGAAGATCGCGGCGATGGAGGATGAGTTCAGGGAACTGGGCAATTCCATCGGCATGGGAGCCATGGGTTTTGTCGGTAAAAACATGGTGATAGACTGCAATATTGAAGTTGGCTACTGCCACACCGGCGGCATGCAGATGTCGGTGCATGCTTTCTGCCTGTCCTCGCGCAGGGCGGTGGCACGTCTTTTCCCGGACGGCCGGGTAGAATACCGCACCGATCCTGACTGGTTCACCCCCTATCAGCGCCGCGAAGGCGTGGACTGGGAACCCGCGCTGGAGGCTGCAGAATGA
- a CDS encoding glutathione S-transferase family protein: MYTLFMAKGTSALAAHILLEEIGADYETRMLSIPDQDHQGPEYLAINPRGRVPALQTPQGVLTENSAILAYLAQVHPEAGLAPADPFAFARAQSFCLYLAATMHPAFAHKLRGARFADDPEAIEAMKQKVPENMAECAQLIEDHLLKGPWALGEEFSYCDPYLFLVHRWLGANGINTADYPKIHAHMLAMKERPSVKTVMAQHGL, translated from the coding sequence ATGTACACGCTTTTTATGGCCAAAGGCACATCCGCGCTCGCCGCGCATATCCTGCTTGAGGAAATCGGCGCCGATTATGAAACGCGGATGCTTTCAATCCCGGATCAGGACCATCAGGGCCCTGAATATCTTGCGATAAACCCGCGCGGCCGGGTACCTGCACTGCAGACCCCCCAGGGCGTTCTGACCGAAAACTCTGCGATCCTGGCCTATCTCGCGCAGGTGCATCCGGAGGCCGGTCTCGCGCCGGCAGACCCCTTCGCCTTTGCCCGGGCGCAGTCGTTTTGCCTTTATCTGGCCGCCACGATGCATCCTGCCTTTGCGCATAAACTGCGCGGGGCGCGCTTTGCCGATGATCCGGAGGCAATCGAAGCGATGAAGCAGAAAGTGCCTGAAAACATGGCGGAATGCGCACAGCTGATTGAGGATCACCTGCTTAAGGGCCCCTGGGCGCTGGGAGAGGAGTTCTCCTATTGCGACCCCTATCTTTTTCTGGTGCACCGCTGGCTTGGCGCCAACGGGATCAACACTGCGGACTATCCGAAAATCCACGCGCATATGCTGGCAATGAAAGAACGCCCGTCGGTGAAAACGGTCATGGCACAGCACGGGCTTTAG
- a CDS encoding fumarate hydratase C-terminal domain-containing protein: MSLREVVLSTTPTAEAVADLRLGDIVYLDGLIYTAREGVYMRALEEKANIPLELPSQSAANFHCSPAAVIREDGSFDLGAVTATASFRFAKWLPEWMEKTGARLIIGKGGMSSKDYREYFVPNGAVYLSTVGYGTGALLGRGVETVEAVHWHEELGIAQAMWVIRARRMGPFIVASDMNGDCLFERENAKIQHNIERIYEGTKPAVMRRYGETDDKSDEIIG, translated from the coding sequence ATGAGCCTCAGAGAAGTCGTACTCAGCACCACACCGACCGCAGAGGCGGTCGCGGATCTGCGCCTTGGCGATATCGTCTATCTCGACGGGCTGATCTACACCGCGCGCGAGGGTGTTTACATGCGTGCGCTGGAGGAAAAGGCGAATATCCCGCTGGAGCTGCCCTCACAGAGTGCCGCCAACTTTCACTGTTCGCCGGCGGCGGTGATCCGCGAGGATGGCTCGTTTGATCTGGGCGCCGTAACGGCGACCGCGAGCTTTCGCTTTGCCAAATGGCTGCCCGAATGGATGGAGAAAACCGGCGCGCGGCTGATTATCGGCAAGGGCGGCATGTCGTCAAAGGACTACAGGGAATATTTTGTGCCAAACGGGGCGGTGTACCTCTCCACTGTAGGCTATGGCACCGGCGCCCTGCTGGGGCGCGGTGTCGAAACGGTTGAGGCGGTGCACTGGCATGAAGAGCTGGGGATTGCCCAGGCGATGTGGGTCATCCGCGCGCGGCGTATGGGCCCGTTCATCGTTGCCTCTGATATGAACGGTGACTGTCTTTTCGAGCGGGAAAACGCGAAGATCCAGCATAATATCGAGCGTATTTACGAAGGCACGAAACCTGCAGTGATGCGGCGCTATGGCGAAACCGACGACAAATCGGACGAAATCATCGGCTAA
- a CDS encoding MurR/RpiR family transcriptional regulator: MAAPLDTRIAARYNDLSGQLKQAADYVVSNPFDVATRSLRSVAEESDVAPASFSRLARALGYDSFGALRGDIRIAMDQRVNNRRPDRLKQLTNMQEDSGHGFMRAHIAACADNIHRLSEQIDEPALERVVHRLHAARLVLVMGELASSGVAGQMTYQASLLFDNWRMAGRTGSLLGAELAALGPGDALIIVTKPPFAPRAVHAAALARGKGAFVVVITDTHTCPALQHASAQFIIPSESPNFFSSYAASLCFTETLIGMLAGIGSDGSRARIDEVERNSRQLHEVQDG; encoded by the coding sequence GTGGCTGCGCCACTCGATACACGCATCGCTGCACGATATAACGATCTGAGCGGCCAGCTGAAGCAGGCTGCCGATTATGTGGTGAGCAATCCTTTTGATGTTGCGACCCGGTCGCTGCGCTCTGTCGCCGAAGAGAGCGACGTGGCACCGGCTTCTTTTTCACGGCTGGCCCGGGCACTCGGCTATGACAGCTTTGGCGCGCTGCGTGGAGACATCCGCATCGCGATGGACCAGAGGGTGAACAACCGCCGCCCGGACCGCCTCAAACAGCTTACCAACATGCAGGAAGACAGCGGACACGGCTTCATGCGCGCCCATATCGCCGCCTGCGCCGATAACATTCACCGGCTGTCAGAACAGATCGACGAGCCGGCGCTTGAACGGGTTGTGCACCGCCTGCATGCCGCACGCCTGGTGCTGGTGATGGGAGAGCTGGCCTCATCCGGAGTGGCCGGTCAGATGACCTATCAGGCAAGCCTGCTCTTTGATAACTGGCGGATGGCGGGGCGCACCGGGTCGCTTCTTGGCGCGGAACTGGCAGCACTCGGGCCGGGGGACGCGCTGATTATCGTGACAAAACCGCCATTTGCGCCGCGTGCTGTACACGCCGCTGCCCTTGCACGCGGCAAAGGTGCCTTTGTGGTGGTCATTACGGACACCCATACCTGTCCGGCCTTGCAACACGCGTCAGCGCAGTTCATCATTCCGAGCGAGTCACCGAATTTCTTTTCATCTTATGCGGCCAGCCTTTGCTTTACAGAAACACTGATCGGAATGCTTGCCGGTATTGGCAGCGACGGATCACGGGCCCGGATCGACGAGGTGGAACGAAACAGCCGTCAGCTGCACGAAGTGCAGGACGGATAA
- a CDS encoding nitroreductase family protein, with the protein MAECRLSDLLTVRFGETSDVPEGLESHPFLTSLAARGSCRAFTADRVPDSTLETLAATALCAPSKSDLQQRDILIVSDPEQRAALRDLLSAQAWIADAPHLVIFLANNRRQRQMQQMHEQPFPNDHLDAFFNASVDAGIALAFFMAAAEAAGLGCCPISTIRNHLGPVRDLFGLPDHVFPVAGMGIGYPVDRARMSPRLPLSATVHKDRFTGCSDEAIHRYDARRSAATGAPAWSKTRAKMYAEPQRGDFGRFIRSIGFKTN; encoded by the coding sequence ATGGCTGAATGCAGGCTCAGCGATCTGCTGACTGTCCGCTTCGGAGAAACGTCTGACGTGCCTGAGGGGCTGGAGAGCCATCCTTTTCTGACCTCTCTCGCGGCGCGTGGGTCCTGCCGGGCGTTTACGGCTGACAGAGTGCCCGACAGCACACTGGAAACCCTTGCGGCCACCGCCCTTTGCGCGCCGTCCAAGAGCGATCTGCAACAGCGAGACATTCTGATCGTCAGCGACCCGGAACAAAGAGCGGCGCTGCGCGATCTGCTGTCAGCGCAGGCCTGGATCGCCGATGCACCTCATTTGGTTATCTTTCTGGCCAACAACCGTCGGCAGCGCCAGATGCAGCAGATGCATGAACAGCCGTTTCCGAACGACCACCTCGACGCCTTTTTCAATGCAAGCGTCGATGCCGGCATTGCACTGGCGTTTTTCATGGCAGCGGCAGAAGCCGCAGGCCTTGGGTGCTGCCCGATCAGCACGATCCGCAATCACCTCGGTCCGGTACGCGATCTCTTTGGCCTGCCCGATCACGTGTTTCCGGTCGCGGGAATGGGCATCGGCTACCCCGTGGACCGGGCCCGCATGAGCCCGCGGCTGCCGCTCAGTGCGACTGTTCATAAGGACCGCTTTACCGGCTGCTCAGACGAGGCGATCCACCGCTATGACGCGCGCCGCAGCGCCGCCACCGGAGCGCCGGCCTGGTCTAAGACGAGGGCAAAGATGTATGCAGAACCGCAGCGCGGAGATTTCGGCCGTTTCATCCGTAGCATTGGCTTTAAAACGAATTAA
- the sdhC gene encoding succinate dehydrogenase, cytochrome b556 subunit, which produces MRPARAHPLWLAFVLHRVSGVALALFLPLHFYVLSLALTAPERLDGFLTFAEQPLVKVAEFGLVFLLAVHTAGGLRLMAMEWLPWSAPQKSLAAGAVGFAVLLSGTFFLQVI; this is translated from the coding sequence ATGCGGCCTGCACGCGCCCACCCGCTCTGGCTCGCCTTTGTGCTGCACCGCGTCTCCGGCGTGGCGCTGGCGCTCTTTCTGCCACTGCATTTCTATGTCCTGTCGCTGGCCCTGACAGCGCCGGAACGGCTTGATGGTTTCCTGACCTTTGCCGAGCAACCGCTTGTTAAGGTTGCAGAGTTCGGTCTGGTCTTTCTGCTTGCCGTTCATACTGCCGGCGGGCTGCGGCTGATGGCAATGGAATGGCTGCCCTGGTCTGCGCCGCAGAAATCACTGGCCGCGGGCGCCGTGGGCTTTGCCGTTCTGCTGTCCGGCACATTCTTTTTACAGGTGATCTGA
- a CDS encoding succinate dehydrogenase/fumarate reductase iron-sulfur subunit — MKTRQEPRVDGQSETMDVSVWRGGEDGAYQTYQVPAYESQTILDVVSWIQQYEDPTLTYRFACRVGMCGSCAMMVNGAPRWTCRTHVKKVLTDGAIQVGPLRNLPVIKDLAADMDPFFDKWVAAGGVHTPSASRDEPIAPVDPDGDDRVTASAGIECINCSVCYAACDTVAGNDDYLGPAALQRAWTLYNDTKHDNRAGILEAVSGAGGCHNCHSMGSCTFYCPNELDPMAAIAGLKRETARSFFRRRKG, encoded by the coding sequence ATGAAAACACGTCAGGAGCCCCGGGTGGACGGTCAGTCAGAAACTATGGACGTCTCGGTCTGGCGGGGCGGCGAGGACGGCGCCTATCAGACATACCAGGTGCCCGCCTATGAGAGCCAGACAATTCTTGATGTGGTCTCCTGGATCCAGCAGTACGAAGACCCGACGCTGACTTACCGTTTTGCCTGTCGTGTCGGCATGTGCGGCTCCTGTGCGATGATGGTGAACGGTGCGCCCCGCTGGACCTGCAGAACCCACGTGAAAAAAGTGCTGACCGACGGCGCCATTCAGGTCGGCCCCCTGAGAAATCTGCCTGTTATCAAAGATCTGGCCGCTGACATGGATCCGTTTTTCGATAAATGGGTAGCCGCGGGCGGCGTCCATACCCCCTCGGCCAGCCGCGATGAGCCGATCGCTCCCGTTGACCCGGACGGCGACGACCGGGTGACGGCAAGTGCGGGCATCGAATGCATCAACTGCTCGGTCTGTTATGCGGCCTGCGACACGGTGGCGGGCAACGACGACTACCTCGGGCCCGCAGCGCTGCAACGTGCCTGGACGCTTTATAACGACACAAAACACGACAACCGCGCGGGCATTCTGGAAGCCGTGTCCGGGGCGGGCGGGTGTCACAACTGCCACTCCATGGGAAGCTGCACCTTCTACTGCCCCAACGAGCTTGACCCGATGGCCGCCATCGCCGGTCTGAAACGGGAAACAGCGCGCAGTTTCTTCCGCAGGCGAAAGGGATAA